The Pongo abelii isolate AG06213 chromosome 11, NHGRI_mPonAbe1-v2.0_pri, whole genome shotgun sequence genome includes a window with the following:
- the CMKLR2 gene encoding chemerin-like receptor 2 yields MEDLEETLFEEFENYSYDLDYYSLESDLEEKVQLGVVHWVSLVLYCLAFVLGIPGNAIVIWFTGFKWKKTVTTLWFLNLAIADFIFLLFLPLYISYVAMNFHWPFGIWLCKANSFTAQLNMFASVFFLTVISLDHYIHLIHPVLSHRHRTLKNSLIVIIFIWLLASLIGSPALYFRDTVEFNNHTLCYNNFQKHDPDLTLIRHHVLTWVKFIVGYLFPLLTMSICYLCLIFKVKKRSILISSRHFWTILVVVVAFVVCWTPYHLFSIWELTIHHNSYSHHVMQAGIPLSTGLAFLNSCLNPILYVLISKKFQARFRSSVAEILKYTLWEVSCSGTVSEQLRNSETKNLCLLETAQ; encoded by the coding sequence ATGGAAGATTTGGAGGAAACATTATTTgaagaatttgaaaactattcCTATGACCTAGACTATTACTCTCTGGAGTCTGATTTGGAGGAGAAAGTCCAGCTGGGAGTTGTTCACTGGGTCTCCCTGGTGTTATATTGTTTGGCTTTTGTTCTGGGAATTCCAGGAAATGCCATTGTCATTTGGTTCACGGGGTTCAAGTGGAAGAAGACAGTCACCACTCTGTGGTTCCTCAATCTAGCCATTGCggatttcattttccttctcttcctgcccCTGTACATCTCCTATGTGGCCATGAATTTCCACTGGCCCTTTGGCATCTGGCTGTGCAAAGCCAATTCCTTCACTGCCCAGTTGAACATGTTTGCCAGTGTTTTTTTCCTGACAGTGATCAGCCTCGACCACTATATCCACTTGATCCATCCTGTCTTATCTCATCGGCATCGAACTCTCAAGAACTCTCTGATTGTCATTATATTCATCTGGCTTTTGGCTTCTCTAATTGGCAGTCCTGCCCTATACTTCCGGGACACTGTGGAGTTCAATAATCATACTCTTTGCTATAACAATTTTCAGAAGCATGATCCTGACCTCACTTTGATCAGGCACCATGTTCTGACCTGGGTGAAATTTATCGTTGGCTATCTCTTCCCTTTGCTAACAATGAGTATTTGCTACTTGTGTCTCATCTTCAAGGTGAAGAAGCGAAGCATCCTGATTTCCAGTAGGCATTTCTGGACAATTCTGGTTGTGGTTGTGGCCTTTGTGGTTTGCTGGACTCCTTATCACCTGTTTAGCATTTGGGAGCTCACCATTCACCACAACAGCTATTCCCACCATGTGATGCAGGCTGGAATCCCCCTCTCCACTGGTTTGGCATTCCTCAATAGTTGCTTGAACCCCATCCTTTATGTCCTAATTAGTAAGAAGTTCCAAGCTCGCTTCCGGTCCTCAGTTGCTGAGATACTCAAGTACACGCTGTGGGAAGTCAGCTGTTCTGGCACAGTGAGTGAACAGCTCAGGAACTCAGAAACCAAGAATCTGTGTCTCCTGGAAACAGCTCAATAA